The segment TTCAAGAAGAATATGTGATGCCTTTTGTTGGTAGGGAAGGACCATTAGGTTTAGTAGTATGTCCATCTCGAGAGCTTGCTAAGAAAATATACGATGTTGTGGAGGAGTTTGTTGAATGTACGAGGGAGTATAATGATTATCCGGTTATAAGGTCGATGCTTTGCATTGGTGGTGTTGATATGAGGGCCCAACTGGAGATCTTGAAGAGAAGTGTTCATATTGTCGTAGCTACACCTGGCAGGTTGAGCGACATGTTAAGTAGAAATTTGATGAATCTTGATAATTGTCGATATTTGGTTCTGGATGAGACTGATAGAATGATGGATTTAGGGTTTGAGGATAACACGAGGGAATTGATTGATTGCTTTAGGGATCGAAGGCAGACGATTTTATTTTCTGCTACTATGCCAAAGAAAATTCGAGATTTTGCAAGGTCTGAATTGGTTAAACCTGTTATTGTCAATGTTGGTACAGCAAGTCTCAATGTCATTCAGGAAGTAGAGTATGTGAAGCAAGAAGAAAAGTTTCCATGCCTTCTCAAAGGCCTTGAAAAGACTCCTCCCCCTGTTTTAGTATTTAGCGAGAGCCAGGCTGATGTCGATAAAATACACAAGTATTTGATTTCTAAAGGAGTTGAGGCTGTGTCAGTTCATGGTGGTAAAGGTAATGAAGAGAGACAACATGCAATATCCATTTTTAAAGCAGGCAAGAAAGATGTGTTGGTTGCCACTGCTGTGGTCTCAAAGAGTTTCGATTTTCCTAATATTCAACATGTGATCAATTTCGATATGCCAGAACAAATTGAGAAATATGTCTATAGGATTGGAAGATGTGGAGAAGCTGGAATTGCGACGACATTCATCACCAGGAGGCAGAGTGAAACAACTCTTCTCGATCTGAAGCAAGTCTTGGTAGAAGCTAAACAGAAGGTACCTCCTGTGCTAGCTGAGCTGAGTGATGAAACAGAAGTAGTAGCTTTTGGTAATGCAAATCAGTTTAAGGTCTGTGCAAATTGTGGTGAACTTAGTCATTGTATTCAAAATTGTCCTAAACTAGAGCGTCAGAATATTCAAGTTGGTGGCTACATATATGAGGGACAGTTTTGGGACAGAAGGCTTTAGAACGTAATTTTGAGGGTCATTGTTAAGTATCGACTAGCAATATAATCATAATCTGTGTACCTAATTTTTTTGGCATCTTATGCATATATATACTCCAAGTGAATGAGAAAGTATTGTTTCTGGTATTCTGTAGTTCTTAATAGTACTAATTTGCTGGCAATAGAAGTGTTTCTGTCTCTGTGTATGTCAGTGCCATCTTGCTTGGTTTCTAATAATAACAAAACCAAACTTAGTCAAAAACTTTGTATCACACAAGTACATACAATGCTTTCACATTTGAAAGTAACAAGTAACATCAACATACACACACAAGTAACAAGAGAAAATACATATAAACAGTAAAAGAATGTGACCAAGAGAAAAATACTTATAAACAGTTGAAGAATGTGGCCAAGAGTATCATCCAAAAATTACAGCAAGAGGATTGCATATAAGAATCAATCACATCTGAACTAATCCAACAACTAAAACTATGATACTATGGTAGTATGTGAAGGTGACACTATGATATATTCAACAACTCAAGCTATGGTAGTATGGTGAATGTGACACTATGATATATTCAACAACTCAAACTAATCCAAGAAGCAGACACATCAATCAGTACAAGGGAACATGCTCTCTGTGTAGGTAGTGGCTTCAAAACAGTCACAGTCTGCAATTTCCGGGATCTCCACGACCTTGAACTTGCCATCTTCACAGCTGTAAACCACTATATTAGATCCAATTCCAAACACAATGTCACGCTTCTCTGACATATAAAGCAGCGCAGGGGGTGCACTCAAAGCCGGCATGCTTAGCAACTTCGTCCACGAATCCTTGACACCGTATTCATTTTGTATCCACAAATCAGCTCGGGTATCTTCATAGTTGCAGAATACACATAAGCTATGTCGAAGTGTACCTAACAACAAAGTGTGTTCGGTATCATTGAGTAGATCATATATTGGTTGAAGAACAACTCCAAATCTTTCTGATTTCAGATTAAATGAGACAATAATCGGAGAAGAAATTGTAGATTGAGTTGTTAACCAGTGGAGAGATCCGTTTGTAAACTGACCAGGATAATCAAGAGGCCCATAAGGAATATTAGGAACTACCCCAAagggaaaagcctcaacttgcCTCCATTTACCGGATTTTAAACCAAAAACCCTAACATCAGTCTCATATGTGTTCAAACCTGAATTGTGGCAAAGGATTGAAACAACCTTGAAATCCTTACTATAAGCATCATACCCAAACCCGTAAACAAGATAAGCATCATTGCCGTACACGTCAGGATCATATGTGGGCAATTCCCTGAATTTTTCTGTACTTGGGTTCCACAAGATTACAAATTCTTCATCAAAAACAAAACATACCAGGCCTTTGCAAGAACTTACTATTTCGATGCAGCGATGAGGTTTCTTTGGATAATCAAGATCGATAGAAACACAACTATTATGATCAACCAATTCAGACAAAAGACATCTTCtcatttcaaaattttcaagattgTTCTTGAAGGTAACAAGTAGTTGATGTGATGGACCAGTAGAGGTTCTCATGCTTTTGGATTCATCATCGGATGGACCTTTAGAACTTCTGCATTTAGATTGATAATCTGATGAACCTTTAGAACTTATCCACTTTTTGGATTCACCCTCTTCTTCTAAACACTCCTCTGTTATGTAGGGGGTGATAATACGGGTGTTCTCATTTATCTGCAAGAAACCTGCATAACTGATTCTTGATCCACTAATCTTATTAAACTCGTGCTTTGAATTATGCTCCTGGTTAAATCGGCCTGGGAGATTCAGGGAATTTTCATAGCATTCTCCACAAAGGTCGAATCCAGATGTTCCATTGCAGTCTCTGCAATGGTACCGGTTCCCAGTTACTGGCAACATCTGAATAATCAGAAAAATTCAAACATTAGTGGAATTCTTTTGAAAATGACaatgatttatatt is part of the Apium graveolens cultivar Ventura unplaced genomic scaffold, ASM990537v1 ctg328, whole genome shotgun sequence genome and harbors:
- the LOC141701061 gene encoding DEAD-box ATP-dependent RNA helicase 35-like, which gives rise to MEYINERLLVTQSIQYNDPLAITSLSHKDCETIRKKHRILVEGEDVPPPICNFEDMQFPEPILVKLAEKGIVQPTPVQVQALPVILSGRDMIGMASTGSGKTLAFVLPMIMMAIQEEYVMPFVGREGPLGLVVCPSRELAKKIYDVVEEFVECTREYNDYPVIRSMLCIGGVDMRAQLEILKRSVHIVVATPGRLSDMLSRNLMNLDNCRYLVLDETDRMMDLGFEDNTRELIDCFRDRRQTILFSATMPKKIRDFARSELVKPVIVNVGTASLNVIQEVEYVKQEEKFPCLLKGLEKTPPPVLVFSESQADVDKIHKYLISKGVEAVSVHGGKGNEERQHAISIFKAGKKDVLVATAVVSKSFDFPNIQHVINFDMPEQIEKYVYRIGRCGEAGIATTFITRRQSETTLLDLKQVLVEAKQKVPPVLAELSDETEVVAFGNANQFKVCANCGELSHCIQNCPKLERQNIQVGGYIYEGQFWDRRL
- the LOC141701059 gene encoding F-box/kelch-repeat protein At3g23880-like; translated protein: MLPVTGNRYHCRDCNGTSGFDLCGECYENSLNLPGRFNQEHNSKHEFNKISGSRISYAGFLQINENTRIITPYITEECLEEEGESKKWISSKGSSDYQSKCRSSKGPSDDESKSMRTSTGPSHQLLVTFKNNLENFEMRRCLLSELVDHNSCVSIDLDYPKKPHRCIEIVSSCKGLVCFVFDEEFVILWNPSTEKFRELPTYDPDVYGNDAYLVYGFGYDAYSKDFKVVSILCHNSGLNTYETDVRVFGLKSGKWRQVEAFPFGVVPNIPYGPLDYPGQFTNGSLHWLTTQSTISSPIIVSFNLKSERFGVVLQPIYDLLNDTEHTLLLGTLRHSLCVFCNYEDTRADLWIQNEYGVKDSWTKLLSMPALSAPPALLYMSEKRDIVFGIGSNIVVYSCEDGKFKVVEIPEIADCDCFEATTYTESMFPCTD